In the genome of Bacteroidales bacterium, one region contains:
- a CDS encoding PAS domain S-box protein — translation MSTLTNTLMDDNSKTILIIEGDSVLNELLSERIEGIGYKTMRMFSARDAVDWLTKNTPFLMTLDYNLPDLNAEEFIIELKKRKLHIPHFIVSTGQGDESVAVEMMKLGAKDYIIKDSNLLDLIILVIRKVAREIENESKLKLAEQALVESNQFNKQIIRSAQEGIIVYDLKLNYQVWNPFMEKLTGIPFYEVVGKQLLEVFPSLGDTGVSPILEKALQGTNIQERDIFLSIPSTGKSGWITETTAPLISTSGEIVGVITTVRNITERKLAEEKLKADEILLKELNADKDRFISILAHDLKSPFNLILGYLDLLTEKVREYDINTIEDQINIIFNSAQNTYKLLEDILLWARTQSGKIPFQPKKLNFNSICNDILNTLRLNADAKNITITHSSLNDIYLFADPEMLKTTLRNLISNAIKFTNIGGEIIISTYESIDNIIISVSDNGIGINPKILPNLFDISQVHTTEGTANEKGTGLGLLICKDFVEKHDGKIWVESEVGKGSSFYFNIPFKIANKDVL, via the coding sequence ATGTCAACATTAACAAATACTTTGATGGACGATAACTCTAAAACAATCCTTATTATTGAAGGTGATTCTGTGTTAAATGAATTACTTTCAGAAAGAATCGAAGGTATTGGTTATAAAACTATGCGTATGTTCTCAGCGCGTGATGCAGTTGATTGGCTTACTAAGAACACACCATTTTTAATGACTTTGGATTACAATTTACCTGATTTGAATGCCGAAGAATTTATAATTGAGTTAAAAAAAAGAAAACTACACATACCTCATTTCATAGTTTCAACCGGACAGGGTGATGAGAGTGTGGCCGTTGAAATGATGAAGCTAGGTGCCAAAGACTACATTATTAAGGATAGTAACCTACTTGATTTGATAATTCTTGTTATCAGGAAGGTTGCTAGAGAAATTGAGAACGAGAGTAAACTTAAACTTGCTGAACAAGCATTAGTAGAATCTAATCAGTTCAACAAACAAATAATACGCAGTGCACAGGAAGGAATAATTGTATATGATCTTAAATTGAACTATCAGGTTTGGAATCCATTCATGGAGAAATTAACGGGAATTCCTTTTTATGAAGTAGTAGGAAAACAACTGTTAGAAGTATTTCCATCTTTAGGGGATACTGGTGTCAGTCCTATTCTTGAGAAAGCCCTTCAGGGAACGAATATTCAAGAGAGGGATATATTCTTGAGCATCCCGTCTACAGGAAAATCTGGATGGATTACCGAAACAACCGCACCATTAATAAGTACTTCAGGGGAAATAGTTGGTGTTATAACAACCGTGCGAAATATTACTGAGCGAAAACTTGCTGAAGAAAAGCTAAAAGCAGACGAAATCCTTCTAAAAGAATTAAATGCTGACAAAGATCGATTTATTTCAATACTTGCCCACGATTTAAAAAGTCCTTTTAATTTGATACTTGGCTACTTAGATTTACTTACTGAAAAAGTAAGAGAATATGATATAAATACAATTGAAGATCAGATTAATATAATCTTTAATTCAGCTCAAAATACTTATAAGTTATTGGAAGACATATTACTATGGGCTAGAACACAATCGGGAAAAATTCCATTTCAACCAAAAAAATTGAATTTTAATAGTATTTGCAATGATATTCTGAATACTTTGAGGTTAAATGCTGATGCAAAAAATATTACAATTACCCACTCATCGTTAAATGATATCTATTTATTCGCAGACCCTGAAATGTTAAAAACAACCTTACGAAACCTTATTTCAAACGCAATAAAATTCACAAATATTGGAGGTGAGATTATTATATCCACTTATGAAAGTATTGACAACATAATAATCTCTGTATCAGATAACGGAATAGGGATTAACCCCAAAATATTACCCAATCTATTTGATATTTCGCAAGTACACACAACGGAGGGTACCGCAAACGAAAAAGGAACAGGATTGGGTTTGCTGATTTGCAAAGACTTTGTAGAAAAGCATGATGGTAAAATTTGGGTAGAAAGCGAAGTTGGAAAAGGCTCCTCCTTCTATTTTAATATTCCATTCAAAATTGCTAATAAGGATGTTTTATAG